A region from the Chrysoperla carnea chromosome 4, inChrCarn1.1, whole genome shotgun sequence genome encodes:
- the LOC123297918 gene encoding retinoid-inducible serine carboxypeptidase-like, whose translation MCKCYLNMKLVILFLLIISVSWCKKGFGPGEQEWDYAEVRKGAHMFWWLYYTTAHVENPESKPLLIWLQGGPGVSSTGIGNFEEFGPLDSNLNRRNHTWVKDYNVIFIDNPVGTGFSYVDSTSLLTTNNAQIARDLVECLRSFYKKLPQFENTPLYITSESYGGKMNIEFALLLNKEIKEGKIKSNLKGVTLIDSWISPINSVLTWAPFLLVTGMIDIDGYEKIDKEARKCQDLVESGRYSEATNQWGQTETETTSVTQNIDFYNILTKVKYQTRYKSNFVDGLESRQDSDSLNSIMNNEVKQALNLPSNVYWSESNKQVFSNLSEDFMKPVIHIVEEVLNTTSIKVQVVSGQLDLIVDTPGTYKWVMGMYFKNKRHWVKAQRKPLLVNRYIEGFVKKYGTFEFYWVSRSGHMVPADNPYAMAKILENLTTE comes from the exons ATGTGCAAGTGTTATTTAAACATGAAATTAGtgatattatttctattaataatttctGTTAGTTGGT gtAAAAAAGGGTTCGGTCCAGGTGAACAAGAATGGGATTATGCAGAAGTTAGAAAAGGTGCACATATGTTCTGGTGGTTATACTACACCACAGCACATGTAGAAAATCCGGAATCAAAACCGTTACTAATATGGCTGCAAGGAGGGCCAGGTGTTTCTTCAACTggaattggaaattttgaagaatttgGTCCTTTGGATTCTAATTTAAATCGTAGAAATCATACTTGG GTAAAAGATTACAATGTTATATTCATTGACAATCCTGTTGGAACCGGATTCAGTTATGTTGACTCAACTTCACTTCTTACCACCAATAACGCACAAATAGCAAGAGACTTGGTAGAATGTTTAcgatcattttataaaaaattaccacAGTTTGAGAACACACCTTTATACATCACTTCTGAGTCTTATGGTGGAAAAATGAATATTGAATTTGCGTTACTTTTAAATAAG GAAATTAAAGAAgggaaaatcaaatcaaatttaaaggGTGTAACTCTTATTGATTCTTGGATATCACCAATTAATTCGGTACTAACTTGGGCACCATTTTTATTGGTGACG GGAATGATTGATATTGATGGCTATgagaaaattgataaagaagCAAGAAAATGCCAAGATCTGGTAGAATCAGGCAGATATTCTGAAGCAACGAATCAATGGGGTCAAACTGAAACGGAAACTACCTCTGTAACGCAAAATATAGATTTCTATAATATCTTAACAAAAGTAAAATACCAAACAAGATATAAATCCAACTTCGTAGACGGTCTTG AATCTCGACAAGACTCAGATAGTTTGAATTCAATTATGAACAACGAAGTAAAACAGGCATTAAATCTGCCATCTAATGTATATTGGTCAGAATCTAATAAGCAGGTATTTTCAAACTTAAGTGAAGATTTTATGAAGCCAGTTATTCACAttg tTGAAGAAGTTTTGAACACAACATCAATTAAAGTACAAGTTGTGTCTGGACAATTAGATTTAATTGTTGATACACCAG GAACATATAAATGGGTTATGGGTATGTATTTTAAGAACAAAAGACATTGGGTAAAAGCACAACGAAAACCATTGTTAGTCAATCGTTACATAGAAGGTTTCGTTAAGAAATATGGCACGTTTGAGTTTTATTGGGTGAGCCGTTCTGGTCATATGGTGCCAGCTGATAATCCGTATGCAATGGCTAAAATACTTGAAAATCTTACAACtgaataa